In a single window of the Renibacterium salmoninarum ATCC 33209 genome:
- a CDS encoding electron transfer flavoprotein subunit beta/FixA family protein, translated as MAKASRTDGNSSAPLTIAVLVKYVPDAQFDRQLAGPQHTVDRSESILSELDEYPIEAALKLSEERGGESAGNRVIAITVGPESAQAAVKKALKIGAYEGVHLSDPALAGSDVTGTSVALAALIGSLGSVDLVLTGMASTDGETSMVPAQLAARLGIAQITFASTLEVDGDTVQARHDGDGYSELLEASLPALVSVTDQVNDPRYPNFKAMMAAKKRKVTVVSLADLGIDPNSVGSQGALTTITEASTRPPRSAGNIITDNGDAGIKLVDFLVEQKLL; from the coding sequence ATGGCCAAAGCAAGCCGAACAGACGGCAACTCATCAGCACCGCTGACGATTGCGGTGCTGGTCAAATACGTACCTGATGCCCAGTTTGACAGGCAGTTGGCTGGTCCGCAGCATACTGTTGATCGATCTGAGAGCATCTTGTCCGAGCTGGACGAGTATCCGATCGAAGCCGCCTTGAAGCTTTCTGAAGAGCGCGGCGGAGAATCGGCGGGGAACCGAGTCATTGCCATCACGGTGGGTCCGGAGTCGGCGCAAGCCGCCGTCAAAAAGGCGCTTAAAATTGGCGCCTACGAAGGCGTACATCTGAGTGATCCGGCCCTGGCAGGCTCCGATGTGACAGGAACGTCTGTTGCTCTGGCTGCGCTGATCGGTTCGCTGGGCAGCGTTGATTTGGTGCTGACCGGAATGGCTTCCACCGACGGCGAAACCTCAATGGTTCCAGCGCAGCTTGCGGCGAGGCTAGGCATTGCGCAGATTACCTTTGCTTCAACCCTTGAAGTCGACGGCGACACCGTGCAGGCTCGACACGACGGCGATGGATACTCCGAATTGCTCGAAGCTAGCTTGCCAGCTCTGGTCTCAGTAACAGACCAGGTCAATGACCCGCGGTATCCAAATTTCAAAGCCATGATGGCGGCCAAAAAGCGCAAAGTCACCGTGGTATCGCTGGCAGATTTAGGCATCGACCCAAATTCAGTGGGCAGCCAAGGGGCCTTGACCACTATCACCGAGGCTTCGACTCGGCCGCCACGCAGCGCGGGAAACATCATTACGGACAATGGAGATGCCGGCATCAAGCTGGTGGACTTCCTTGTTGAACAGAAACTGCTTTAA
- a CDS encoding electron transfer flavoprotein subunit alpha/FixB family protein: protein MSDIVVFIDQPGDSLGKAHRELLTFAHRAGTPVAVVVGVVPAGVLAELGSYGVVQVFSSEQAELTNYSVVPKAEFLATIAVKVGTRAVLTGNSSEQKDIAARVAVSLAAGVISDAVGLDEQLVAEKSVLAGSYSVRAKTTSPVSVIALKSNSTEPEVSPNPQQAVLESVTVDFSTAAWGSKVLERTDRPANGRPELSDARIVVAGGRGVDGDFGPVEALADALGAAVGASRAATDAGWIDHAAQVGQTGKTVSPQLYISVGISGAIQQKAGMQTAKLIVAVNKDADSPVFEIADLGIVGDLFKVLPQAVEEINRRRQ, encoded by the coding sequence ATGAGTGACATTGTTGTCTTTATTGATCAGCCTGGCGATTCGCTTGGCAAAGCGCACCGAGAATTACTGACCTTTGCGCACCGTGCCGGAACTCCGGTAGCCGTCGTCGTCGGCGTAGTCCCAGCGGGAGTATTGGCCGAGCTGGGCAGCTATGGAGTCGTGCAGGTATTTTCCAGCGAACAAGCTGAGCTGACGAATTATTCAGTAGTACCCAAAGCCGAATTTCTGGCCACCATTGCGGTCAAAGTTGGCACCCGTGCGGTTCTCACCGGAAACTCTTCGGAGCAAAAGGACATTGCGGCTCGGGTAGCCGTTTCGCTAGCTGCAGGGGTGATTTCTGATGCCGTCGGACTAGATGAGCAGCTGGTGGCCGAAAAGTCAGTGTTGGCAGGTTCGTATTCGGTGCGAGCAAAAACTACCAGTCCGGTGTCAGTGATCGCGCTGAAATCGAATAGTACTGAGCCAGAAGTTTCACCAAACCCTCAGCAAGCCGTTCTAGAAAGCGTGACTGTCGATTTTTCTACGGCGGCATGGGGCAGCAAGGTTCTTGAGCGCACCGACAGGCCAGCTAACGGACGACCAGAACTAAGTGATGCTCGAATCGTGGTGGCAGGTGGTCGCGGGGTCGACGGCGATTTTGGTCCGGTTGAAGCTTTAGCGGACGCCCTTGGTGCGGCCGTTGGCGCTTCGCGCGCAGCAACTGATGCGGGTTGGATTGACCATGCGGCGCAAGTCGGGCAGACCGGCAAAACGGTATCGCCACAACTCTATATTTCAGTCGGAATCTCGGGCGCGATTCAGCAAAAAGCTGGTATGCAAACCGCCAAACTCATCGTGGCGGTTAACAAGGACGCGGATTCGCCAGTTTTCGAAATTGCAGACCTGGGCATTGTTGGCGATCTATTCAAAGTCTTGCCGCAAGCCGTTGAGGAAATCAACCGACGCAGACAGTAA
- a CDS encoding NAD(P)-binding protein yields MSENGQKIGTVIIGAGQSGLALAWELQQRGEHPIILERASAVHAWRDDRWDNFTLVTPNWMCQLPGYSYLGDDPHGFMAKDEIFGWLKE; encoded by the coding sequence ATGTCCGAAAACGGTCAGAAAATTGGCACGGTCATCATTGGGGCTGGCCAATCCGGCTTGGCTTTGGCTTGGGAACTGCAGCAACGAGGCGAACATCCAATAATTTTGGAACGTGCATCAGCAGTGCATGCCTGGCGAGACGATCGCTGGGACAACTTCACTTTGGTAACGCCCAACTGGATGTGTCAATTACCCGGATATTCCTATCTGGGGGATGACCCGCACGGCTTCATGGCTAAAGACGAGATCTTTGGTTGGTTGAAGGAGTAG
- a CDS encoding NAD(P)-binding domain-containing protein codes for MREGVNVESVTAEAGGFVLQTSQGCLEARNVVLATGGAFQVPFTPELAADLPESLHQIHSMAYRNAAQLPAGGVLVVGSGQSGTQIAEDLMLEGRQVHLALGKAPRYSRFYRGKDMLDWLDELGRDGRISGISLGRDKLTSPYVTGRDGGRDIDLYDFADRGMQLYGRIAKISAAAVYFEPTVNFSLENADAFNRGFKGMVDAYVADRNIDAPREAPSVARAPLAEPELLDFAAAGVTSVIWATGLKQDCSWVDSAALDEAGQIRHLDGATEIPGLYYFRTSGLLGSGANWFDPTPIDAGRIAEQIAANSTLTARQDCG; via the coding sequence ATTCGTGAAGGCGTGAACGTCGAATCGGTAACCGCTGAAGCTGGCGGATTCGTCCTCCAAACCAGCCAAGGGTGCTTGGAAGCGCGCAATGTGGTGTTGGCTACTGGCGGTGCATTCCAAGTGCCGTTCACACCGGAGCTGGCCGCAGATCTGCCCGAGTCATTGCATCAGATTCATTCGATGGCCTACCGCAATGCCGCGCAGTTGCCTGCCGGTGGCGTGTTGGTAGTTGGCTCTGGCCAATCAGGTACTCAAATTGCCGAGGATCTGATGTTGGAAGGACGCCAAGTTCATCTTGCGCTTGGCAAGGCGCCCAGATACTCACGGTTCTATCGTGGCAAAGACATGTTGGATTGGCTCGACGAACTTGGCCGAGACGGTCGGATATCCGGAATCTCGTTGGGGCGGGATAAGTTGACTTCGCCTTATGTCACCGGGCGCGATGGCGGCCGAGACATCGACCTTTACGACTTTGCCGATCGCGGTATGCAACTTTACGGTCGGATCGCCAAAATCTCAGCAGCGGCAGTCTATTTCGAGCCAACGGTCAATTTCTCACTGGAAAATGCGGACGCCTTTAACCGAGGTTTCAAAGGGATGGTGGATGCCTATGTTGCGGACCGAAATATTGATGCTCCGCGCGAAGCGCCCTCGGTAGCTCGAGCACCGCTTGCTGAACCTGAACTGCTGGACTTTGCTGCCGCTGGAGTTACCAGTGTTATTTGGGCTACCGGGTTGAAGCAAGACTGCAGCTGGGTTGATTCTGCCGCGCTGGACGAGGCCGGTCAGATTCGGCATCTGGACGGTGCCACCGAGATTCCGGGGCTTTATTATTTCCGCACGTCCGGTTTGCTCGGATCGGGGGCAAATTGGTTCGATCCAACGCCGATTGATGCCGGGCGGATCGCCGAGCAAATAGCAGCGAATTCGACGTTGACAGCCCGCCAGGACTGCGGGTAG
- a CDS encoding TipAS antibiotic-recognition domain-containing protein encodes MEKDPYQEEAIQRWGKEAVEKSKATWSAMGKEGRMAAADEFTAINESLVQCQEEKLPADDVKVQAAVDRHYRWILLSWTPDATSYQNLGQMYVDDDRFRATYEKVGVSPEFLLEGIKVYAVNKL; translated from the coding sequence TTGGAAAAGGACCCGTATCAGGAAGAAGCCATCCAGCGTTGGGGCAAGGAAGCTGTTGAGAAGTCGAAAGCAACCTGGTCTGCGATGGGCAAAGAGGGCCGAATGGCGGCTGCAGATGAATTCACCGCAATCAACGAATCGCTCGTCCAATGCCAAGAAGAAAAGCTGCCGGCCGACGACGTAAAAGTCCAGGCCGCGGTGGACCGGCACTACCGTTGGATCCTCTTAAGCTGGACGCCAGATGCGACAAGCTATCAAAACCTTGGCCAGATGTACGTCGATGATGATCGCTTCCGAGCGACTTATGAAAAAGTTGGCGTAAGCCCCGAGTTTTTACTTGAAGGCATCAAAGTTTACGCGGTAAATAAGCTCTAA
- a CDS encoding MerR family transcriptional regulator: protein MSTPRMLGNDLSQDSWGISEVAKIAGISSRTLRHYDQLGLLPPAWTAPNGYRHYAQGELHRLQRILLLRELGLGLDAIAEVLDGQADERQALDTHYRWLIAERDRLTRLAKTVETTLAALGKGENMSAREMFEGFGKGPVSGRSHPALGQGSC from the coding sequence ATGTCCACGCCGAGGATGCTTGGAAACGATCTGAGCCAAGACTCTTGGGGAATTTCTGAGGTTGCTAAGATCGCCGGAATCTCCTCCAGGACGCTTCGACATTACGATCAGCTAGGTCTGTTGCCTCCCGCTTGGACTGCGCCAAATGGCTACCGCCATTATGCGCAAGGCGAGCTGCATCGATTGCAACGCATCCTGCTATTGCGCGAGTTGGGCTTGGGGCTGGACGCAATTGCCGAGGTACTAGACGGACAGGCTGATGAACGTCAGGCGCTTGACACTCATTACCGTTGGCTCATTGCGGAACGGGACCGGTTGACGCGTCTGGCCAAGACAGTTGAAACGACGTTGGCGGCTTTGGGCAAAGGAGAAAATATGTCAGCCCGAGAAATGTTCGAAGGGTTTGGAAAAGGACCCGTATCAGGAAGAAGCCATCCAGCGTTGGGGCAAGGAAGCTGTTGA
- a CDS encoding anti-sigma factor has protein sequence MSENFAEDIYSDLAAGRVLELTELYAINAVAEEERFAIEANLEQLDSSAQAEFNNRVRQARETLASAYGTIEEEPPAGLFDRIQAQIAAAAVPTPAVASPVIDELAARREQRGAGAKRRPLRTWVLTTAAAAVIAVAGTLGVNGIIQAQDPVNQVISASDVSTLDVSVQGGGQAKVSISSSKNAAVVRMENVAAPASGTTYQLWLIPQNAAAPVSLGLMSSSTALGKPALVDGIDKGQALAITVEPSGGSKTPTTTPVMIAQLHA, from the coding sequence ATGAGCGAAAACTTTGCAGAGGATATCTACTCTGACTTGGCCGCCGGCCGAGTCCTGGAACTTACAGAACTCTATGCGATCAATGCGGTAGCTGAGGAAGAGCGCTTTGCTATTGAGGCGAACCTAGAACAACTAGATTCATCAGCCCAAGCGGAATTTAATAACCGTGTTCGCCAGGCTCGCGAGACTTTGGCTAGCGCCTACGGCACGATCGAGGAAGAGCCTCCGGCTGGGTTATTCGACCGAATTCAGGCTCAAATTGCCGCCGCGGCAGTACCAACTCCAGCAGTCGCTAGCCCTGTTATTGACGAACTCGCTGCCCGACGCGAGCAACGTGGTGCAGGAGCAAAACGCCGTCCCCTGCGGACTTGGGTGCTTACTACGGCCGCCGCTGCCGTTATCGCGGTTGCTGGAACCCTTGGGGTAAATGGCATCATTCAGGCGCAGGACCCGGTCAACCAGGTGATCTCTGCCTCGGACGTCTCTACGCTCGATGTTTCCGTGCAAGGTGGCGGCCAAGCGAAGGTCAGCATTTCCAGTAGCAAAAATGCGGCAGTAGTTCGGATGGAAAATGTTGCGGCTCCGGCTAGCGGCACCACCTATCAACTCTGGCTTATCCCACAAAATGCGGCTGCTCCGGTTTCATTGGGTTTGATGTCATCCAGCACAGCTTTGGGCAAACCAGCTTTGGTCGATGGCATTGATAAGGGTCAAGCCCTGGCAATTACCGTCGAACCGTCTGGCGGTTCCAAGACGCCTACCACCACGCCGGTGATGATCGCCCAACTGCACGCCTAG
- the sigK gene encoding ECF RNA polymerase sigma factor SigK has protein sequence MDTPKTTEAAPAALPKPGQGLDVLVELIRATAQGNHEAFAELYRLTSRRVYGMARRVLIDAELAEDATQEVYLQIWQNAAKFDSSAGSPLAWLMTIAHRRAVDKVRSTQSSTDREARYGAASQGIEHDEVADAVSDKIDAESVVKCLATLTDTQQESVKLAYYGGLTYREVAEKLGAAVPTVKSRIRDGLLRLKSCLEVS, from the coding sequence ATGGATACACCGAAGACTACCGAAGCTGCCCCCGCAGCCCTGCCCAAGCCGGGCCAAGGACTTGATGTTTTGGTCGAGTTAATCAGAGCCACCGCCCAGGGCAACCATGAAGCATTTGCTGAGCTGTATCGACTCACCTCGCGTCGGGTCTATGGCATGGCACGGCGGGTGTTGATTGATGCCGAGCTGGCCGAGGATGCTACCCAAGAGGTTTATCTGCAGATTTGGCAGAACGCAGCGAAATTTGATTCCAGCGCAGGTTCGCCGCTTGCTTGGCTCATGACGATTGCGCATCGTCGAGCGGTAGACAAAGTGCGATCGACGCAAAGTTCCACTGACCGGGAAGCCCGTTATGGTGCAGCCAGTCAAGGCATCGAACACGATGAAGTTGCCGATGCCGTTAGTGACAAAATTGACGCAGAATCAGTGGTCAAGTGCTTGGCTACTTTGACTGATACCCAGCAAGAATCGGTCAAACTCGCCTATTACGGCGGATTGACTTACCGCGAAGTCGCGGAGAAATTGGGCGCTGCGGTGCCCACCGTGAAATCACGGATCAGAGACGGACTATTGAGACTGAAATCATGTTTGGAGGTGAGCTGA
- a CDS encoding UbiE/COQ5 family methyltransferase: protein MGDALTTESNNYDAVLCGFGVFFLGEPAVACESLSSRLRPGGQLVLSVWQGRPFSSLTKLVLAACEAEGGPRQVASASARNLGKTNTEAKLIDILSTAGLSDITVSAIPFSVPLTPESAWDFVLSSLLIAALPTDPRVVERVRQRLIANWCPLNLEADALIARATKPWPIQPALSCEYQVSEICKRG from the coding sequence GTGGGCGACGCGCTCACTACCGAGTCAAACAATTACGACGCCGTACTCTGTGGTTTTGGCGTCTTCTTCCTCGGCGAGCCAGCGGTAGCTTGCGAGTCTTTGAGCTCTCGGCTACGACCAGGCGGCCAGCTAGTGCTGAGCGTCTGGCAAGGTAGGCCTTTTAGCTCGCTAACGAAGTTGGTGTTGGCCGCTTGCGAAGCGGAAGGCGGCCCCCGCCAAGTAGCCAGCGCATCTGCACGAAATCTTGGCAAAACCAATACCGAAGCAAAACTGATTGACATCCTCAGCACGGCAGGCCTATCGGATATTACGGTGAGTGCGATTCCTTTTTCCGTGCCTCTCACGCCAGAAAGCGCCTGGGACTTTGTGCTCTCGAGCCTGCTTATCGCTGCGCTGCCCACTGATCCGCGCGTTGTCGAACGCGTTCGACAACGTCTTATTGCGAATTGGTGTCCCCTAAATCTAGAAGCAGATGCCCTTATTGCCCGTGCCACAAAACCCTGGCCCATCCAACCCGCCCTGAGCTGCGAATATCAGGTGTCAGAGATTTGCAAGAGGGGGTGA
- a CDS encoding methyltransferase domain-containing protein has translation MSELWDRAADRFDRWTQSLWAPLAIPLVDAAALQPGEAVFDACCGTGASAFLAAKALGSAGVVTAVDLSTQMVSAAQNTARLLDVP, from the coding sequence ATGAGCGAACTTTGGGACCGGGCCGCGGACAGATTCGATCGATGGACCCAATCGCTCTGGGCCCCGCTGGCTATCCCCTTAGTGGACGCCGCCGCGTTGCAGCCTGGTGAAGCGGTTTTCGATGCCTGTTGCGGCACAGGTGCATCAGCCTTTCTCGCGGCGAAAGCCCTGGGTTCAGCCGGCGTCGTAACTGCCGTTGATCTGTCAACGCAGATGGTTAGCGCAGCCCAAAATACTGCTCGGCTACTGGACGTTCCGTAA
- a CDS encoding class I SAM-dependent methyltransferase, whose product MDSSSNNNVRTFSPRSSLTARDPGLAFTDGSMQFEAWSEALWDPAARTIVAATQLKEGERVLDACCGSGAATIPAALAVGASGSVDGVDLSSGLLASAGKKLGAAHILNTTLTHADVTAWRGHRTFDAVLCSYSIFFFQDMSDGVAHLLSMLRPDGRIVLNTWVRGALSPLAELILQAAITERPRLAEVIPLANQNMDLISNADSLHDWLAKLGLTAIEVETHPLKLSVDAEMAWALVMGSGWRTLLPRDPDAIARVSKEFLGSIRALGSQVEFNSDTLVAKASKA is encoded by the coding sequence ATGGACTCGAGCAGCAATAACAACGTCAGAACCTTTAGCCCCAGAAGCAGCCTGACGGCTCGGGATCCTGGCTTAGCCTTTACCGATGGTTCGATGCAGTTCGAGGCCTGGTCCGAAGCGCTCTGGGATCCGGCCGCGCGCACAATAGTGGCGGCTACTCAGCTCAAAGAAGGCGAACGAGTCTTGGACGCATGCTGCGGATCGGGGGCAGCAACGATTCCAGCGGCGCTCGCGGTAGGGGCCAGCGGGAGCGTTGACGGCGTTGACCTTTCGTCCGGGTTGCTCGCCTCGGCCGGTAAGAAGCTCGGTGCAGCTCACATTCTGAACACCACTTTGACGCACGCCGATGTGACTGCTTGGCGCGGCCATCGAACTTTCGATGCGGTGCTGTGTTCTTACTCGATTTTCTTCTTTCAAGACATGTCCGACGGCGTAGCCCATCTGCTTTCGATGCTTAGGCCTGACGGGCGAATTGTGCTCAATACCTGGGTCCGGGGCGCATTGTCACCGCTTGCTGAGTTGATTTTGCAAGCGGCCATTACTGAACGCCCGCGACTTGCTGAGGTCATTCCCTTGGCTAATCAAAATATGGACCTGATCTCCAATGCCGATTCGCTACATGACTGGCTCGCGAAACTCGGCCTCACCGCCATCGAGGTCGAAACGCACCCGCTCAAACTCAGTGTTGACGCGGAAATGGCCTGGGCTTTGGTTATGGGAAGTGGCTGGCGAACGCTTTTGCCACGCGATCCAGATGCCATTGCCCGGGTAAGCAAAGAGTTTTTGGGCTCGATCCGCGCGCTTGGTAGCCAAGTTGAGTTCAATTCCGACACGCTCGTCGCCAAAGCTAGCAAAGCCTGA
- a CDS encoding tRNA (cytidine(34)-2'-O)-methyltransferase, whose product MFRILFYTPEIPGNTGNAIRLAAITGSELHLVEPFGFELEDSKLRRAGLDYHDLAVLHVHPDLPSAWAALAPERVLAFTSDGEASYTDIEYQAGDVLMFGPESVGLPAEVKTDPHVTSRVRLPMLPGLRSLNLANAASIAVYEAWRQHGFPGAQL is encoded by the coding sequence GTGTTTCGCATCCTGTTTTATACCCCAGAAATCCCGGGCAATACCGGCAATGCCATTCGGCTTGCGGCAATTACCGGCTCCGAGCTGCACTTAGTAGAACCCTTTGGGTTCGAGCTAGAAGATTCCAAGCTACGCCGCGCAGGTCTTGATTATCATGATCTTGCCGTTTTGCACGTACACCCGGATTTGCCGAGCGCCTGGGCTGCGCTCGCTCCTGAACGAGTGCTCGCTTTCACCTCTGACGGGGAAGCTTCTTATACCGACATCGAATATCAAGCTGGCGATGTGCTGATGTTTGGTCCGGAATCTGTCGGCCTACCAGCAGAAGTCAAAACCGACCCGCACGTTACCTCTCGTGTTCGGCTGCCTATGCTGCCTGGACTGCGATCACTCAATCTGGCCAATGCTGCTTCAATCGCTGTCTATGAAGCCTGGCGGCAACACGGATTTCCCGGCGCACAACTCTGA
- a CDS encoding J domain-containing protein → MSREYRTFYQVLQLAVTADQKQIKAAYRRAAREAHPDHGGNAEEFRIVTEAYQTLIDPTKRASYDRAYAPVGPEQARQSTQKAQFRTSRTEQEQANRNATGLPVFVPAFGGQQAPLLPLEQASRQIHGAPRKRGLFGAQARLICEARSIELIQQHILHKYPSARLVNGLVSPIDKSHLDHVVLMGYRLAVVSSMMVPEGAYRWNGSTLVHGQRGIEAPRLLPAVHALSQLFPECTVSAWIIVHSPGGNPFEPVIDYTRRNETDGGPHLNVVGAARLGRELGSFLVAGRTPQVVDLQVLSRLLGGMY, encoded by the coding sequence GTGAGCCGTGAATACCGCACGTTTTACCAAGTCTTGCAGTTAGCCGTGACAGCAGACCAGAAGCAGATCAAAGCCGCTTACCGGCGTGCTGCCCGCGAAGCTCACCCTGATCATGGTGGAAATGCCGAAGAATTCCGCATTGTCACTGAGGCGTATCAAACCCTCATTGATCCGACTAAGCGAGCCAGTTACGACCGCGCTTATGCCCCGGTTGGGCCAGAGCAAGCTAGGCAAAGTACGCAGAAAGCGCAATTTAGAACTAGCCGTACAGAACAGGAACAGGCAAACCGTAACGCCACGGGCCTCCCGGTGTTCGTGCCTGCGTTCGGCGGGCAGCAAGCCCCACTACTGCCGCTGGAGCAAGCTAGCCGACAGATTCACGGTGCACCTCGGAAACGAGGGCTCTTCGGTGCACAGGCTCGACTCATTTGCGAAGCCCGCAGTATCGAGCTGATCCAACAGCACATTCTGCACAAATATCCCTCAGCCCGGCTGGTCAATGGCTTGGTATCGCCCATTGACAAAAGTCATCTAGATCACGTGGTGCTGATGGGATATCGGCTGGCCGTAGTGTCCTCGATGATGGTGCCCGAGGGAGCCTACCGTTGGAATGGCAGCACCCTGGTGCATGGCCAACGCGGTATCGAGGCTCCTCGGCTCTTACCGGCAGTGCACGCGCTTTCCCAGCTTTTCCCTGAATGTACGGTGTCCGCGTGGATCATCGTGCACTCCCCCGGCGGGAATCCCTTTGAACCAGTAATTGACTACACTCGCCGCAACGAGACCGACGGCGGCCCGCACCTCAACGTGGTTGGCGCTGCTCGATTAGGGCGAGAACTCGGCTCATTTCTGGTCGCCGGGCGCACACCGCAGGTTGTCGATCTACAAGTACTTTCACGACTTTTGGGCGGCATGTACTAA